In Anthocerotibacter panamensis C109, the sequence GCGCTCTCGGCCTAACTGGAGGCTGGCCTCGACTTTTTGGAGCTGACTCTCCTGCTGGAAGACCAGGGACTGGAGTTGTTGGCGCTCGCGGTCCTGGTCGTTGACCATCTGCTGGAGGTGCTGCCACTCCTGGTAGACGCTGTAGGTGGTGAGCCCGCTGAGTTGGTCGCGCGTCTGCGTAAGTTGGTCCTCCAGGGGAGCTAGTTGTACCTGAGCCCGGTCCTGGGCGCTCCTGTCCTGCTGGTGCTGTTCCAAAAGATGGGCGAGGTGTTGCTGAATCTGGGTGTGCCGGTGGCTCAGGCGTTGAACTTCGCTCTGGAGTTGCTGTTCACGGCCTGCACTGTAGAGGCTCTGGCGCTCGGCTTTTTGAACCTCTTGCTGGAGCTGTTGGACTTCGCGCTCCTGGGCCTCCAGTTTGTCGGTCAGGCTCTGGATCATCCGGTCGAGGTCGCTGAGGCGGGTGCGGTGGCCGGTCAGGGGCTCGGGGGCAGGGGTGCTCCGCCATGCAGAACCAGTGCTACGACTTTGCAGGAAACCTCCGGTCATCGCCCCGGATTTCTCTAACAGTTCTCCGCCCAATGTAACCATGCGGTAGCGGCCCAGATAGCGGCGGGCGTGCTCTAAAGTGTCCCAGATCACCGTGTCCCCAAAGACATAGGCAAACACCCGTCGATAGAGCGGGTCGAAGTCCAGGAGTTCCACAGCGTAGCCCACCGCTCCCGGTTCGCGCAGGGGCGCTAGGGTGTAGGGGTCGCGCAACTGGTTGAGGGGTAAAAAAGTAGCGCGCCCCGCCCGCTGGAGCTTAAGCAGTTCAATGGCCTGGGAAGCCACGCCATCGTCTTCCACCACGATATTAAATAGACGGCCTCCAGCCGCAAGCTCCAACGCCAACTGGTACTCAGCGGGGCATTGGGCGAGGTGGACGACCGGCCCGTGGACTCCGGCGAGACGGGCACGCATGACGGACTGGAGCGCTGTGTGGCCCTCTAATTCTCGGGAGGCTTGCTGGCGGGCTTCGAGTTGGTCAAGTTCCCGGTGCAAGTGTTGTTGTTCTTTCTCCAAGCGGCGTAGGGTGCTCTTGTCGGTGAGCAGGGCTCCCTGGCGCTCCTTGAGCTGATTGCGCAGTTCCTCAAAGCCTTGAGCGTGTTGGGCGACGATTTGAGATTGTGCACTCAGAGCTGCTTGCTGGGTCTGATGGTTGGTGCTCAGGAGTTGGCATTCCTGTTCTGATTCGCTGATCTGTTGGCGCTGTTGGACCAGACGTTCTGCTAGCCGAGTCAGGGTCTGCTGGAGGGGCGTAAGGGTGGCTTGGAGGTGTTGGAGGTGTTGGTTGAGTTGGGTCTGTTGCTGAACCCAGGCTTCAGAGGACTGAGAGAGCACGCGCAACTGTTCGCGGTGGCCTTCCAGCCTTTGCTGCTGCTCGGTCAACCGGACGCGGGTGGCTTCCAAGTGTGCCAAGAGTCGGGTGCGTTCGGTCTGCTGGTGCTCCTGTTGCTGGGCGAGTTTGGTCTCTTCCTGGAGGAGTTGCTGGACTTGGTCGCGGTTCTTGGCGCGGTTGCGGGTGAGTTCGGTTTGCTGCTGCTGAATCTGCTCGCGGCGCAGACGCAGGGCGGTGATCTCCCCTTGCAGGGCGATCTGCTCCTCTTCTCCTAACTGTTTGACCTTTTTTTGCCAAAGGCTGAGTTGGGCCTCAGAGCCTGTCAGTTCTTCGTGCTGCTCCTGGGCTTGGGCATGGCAGGACTGGATCTGTTGGGCAAAATGTTCGATTTGGGTGCGACCTTCAGCCAAACGGGTCTCCAACTGCTGGAGGGTCAGGCGCTCAAGCTGGATCTGGAGGCGGTCAAACTGTGTGCGCAGGCTTTTGTATTCCTGGGCTTTGGTCCGCTCTTGGCTGAGCCGCTCGCGGGCTTGCTCCAACTCGGCTGCCACAAAGCGCAGGCGCTCCTCCTGCTCCTCGACCCCGGTCAACTCACGGCGAGCTAGGGTGATTTTGCGGTCAAACTCTGCTACCCCGGCCAATTCATCAATGATTTCACGGCGTTCGCGGGCGTTCATGGAGATGATGTCGGTCACGTCCCCCTGGAGTACGACGTTATAGCCCTGGGGATAGATGCGGTGCTGGGCCAATTGCTCATGCAGCTCGGTCAGCGTGCAGACGCGGCTATTGAGCAGGTAGGTGCTGGTATAGTTGGCTCCATTGACCCTCAAACGGCGGGTAATGGTCAAGGTTTCGTCGCCCCCCCCAAGCGTGACGGTGACAACCGCTTCACCTCGGGTCACGCCCTGATGGATGAGGTCTGAGAGTTTTCCGGCTCTGAGTCCCCTGGAGTCGGAGAGCCCGAGGGCAAATAAGAGGGAATCAATAATATTGGACTTACCCGACCCATTTGGCCCGGACACCACCGTAAACCCCTCCAACAAGGGAATGCGGGTATAGCTACCGAAGGACTTAAATTTGTCAACTTCGATGCAGGTGACGTGCATGGGTGAGGGCCATAGGTTGTGAAAATTCTAACCCACCCCTGCCCAAATTACACCTGTAGCGTTTGAGGACATTAATAAGCACTAAAACTGGAGTCGGCCTTTGGCTCTTCCCTCCCTACATAGGCTAGGGAGCCTGCTTATTTTCTGCTTCGGGGTGCTGTTCGGGGTGTTGCTCGGGGTGTTGCTCATAGTACGCTTCGAGACGCTTTTCGAGGACAGCTTGTTTGTAGTCCTGCATCTGTGTGTTGTAGGTCATCTTGCGGCCTGCCACCCGGAACAAGTAGGTGCCGATCCACGCGGTCATCGCACCCATCACAAAGATTGCGGAAGTCCACAATCCCGCTGCCTGAGCCGAGAATCCCAACGCCTGAAACAGCCCGTACAGGAGAGGACCGGCTAACAGCAGGAGCAGGGAATATTTGAAGATATCAATGCGACGCATCGAGCCTCGTGAGCATCCCTATCCTCCCAAGATATCAGAAGCTTTGAAGTAAGCAGGGTGGTTTGTGCATGCTATGGCCTCTGACGCGGGGTGGATTTATAGGGTGCGTTGGGCAGGTAGTCTCGGGGGGGAGCCGTTAGGAGGTGTCTATGTTTTCGCACCAACCCGAGACTTGGCAGGCGGACTTGAGCAACGCTGGGCAACGCGATATCCTAGTCGCCAAACGGGTGCACTTCTTATGTAGAGGGGGCGGTAGGCGCTACTGAGGGCAAGACCTAACCTGGCGTCCATGGACTCATTGGGACTGGGTGGGCCGCCTGTAGCTAAGTTTTCTCTAGAAGAGTATCAATCCAAAGCGGCGCTTTTCGCGTAATAGGACTGGCTACAGCGCTCCTGAAAGGTGCTGCCAGAAATAGGCTGTGTCCTCAGGATGCGCTCCTATCGGAGTCCTGTATATGAAACGCCTTCACTTGGTTGGATTGTTGTGTGCCCTGACTCTGTTGCATTGGGCTCCTCAGGCCCAAGCCGAGGAAACTGCTCAGGTAATTACCCTCACTCAAACCCCCTGTCAATTTTTAGAGACCGAAGCCCGCGACAATAAATATGTCTCTAAGAGTGGCGAAGATTGCAAGCGCATCAACCAGGCAACAACCGAGAAGCGGCAACTCAAGACCTTGACTCTCAAACCGGGCAAAACCGTCTTCCGGGTGACCAATGTCAACGTTCCCTACGAACTGGGTTTTTATCTGCGCGGTCATGGTCTAGGTTTTGTCACGCTCCCCAAAGTCTCGGGCGGTGGCTTGACCGTCGGGAAGACCCAGGACTATGAAATCGATCTCAAACCTGGAGAGTATGACTTCAGTTGCCCCCTCAACCCCACTCCCGATTACAAACTGGTTGTCAAAGGATAGCTCAGCCCGTTATGTTCAAGGTGCGACCCGATAGCAGGTTGATCGTCCCCGGGGAGCGGAGGTTGGATGTTTATTTTTCAAATGGAAGAGTTGCCTTTGCAGGGCAATGCCTACGGCAAAACCCTGGAGATTAGCCTCTACAATCAGGTTTTTGTACGGGAGCAGACCTATGCAAAGGAGCAACGCGCCCAAGTCCTCAACCTCTGCCGGGAGCGCCTTGACAACAACCAAATCTGTTTTGTCGTCGAAGAAGACCAGGGCTTGACCCTTTGGAGCCAGGGTGGAAAGACCGAACCCTTGGCGCGTTTTCTCACCAACCAATCGATCCAGCAAATTCACCGGGGGCTGGATGTCCGCGACCGTCGCTGGCGCCTCAAGCTTTACCCGCGCTGCTTTGTAGGGTCAGATGCCGTGCTCTGGTTTATGCAGAACTTTAACCTCACCCGCGAAGAAGCCCTCGATTTGGGTCAGCGATTGATGGACCGGCGTATCTTCCACCATGTCCTAGATTCACAGCCCTTCCAAGATGGGTATTTCTTTTATCGCTTCTATCAGGATGAATCATGAGTGTTCCCTTTGATCTGGTAGTGATTGGCGGGGGGTCAGGGGGCTTGACTGTGGCAGCAGGCGCGGCTCAACTCGGGGCTAAAGTCGCCCTCATTGACAAGCATCGCTTGGGGGGAGAT encodes:
- the smc gene encoding chromosome segregation protein SMC; the protein is MHVTCIEVDKFKSFGSYTRIPLLEGFTVVSGPNGSGKSNIIDSLLFALGLSDSRGLRAGKLSDLIHQGVTRGEAVVTVTLGGGDETLTITRRLRVNGANYTSTYLLNSRVCTLTELHEQLAQHRIYPQGYNVVLQGDVTDIISMNARERREIIDELAGVAEFDRKITLARRELTGVEEQEERLRFVAAELEQARERLSQERTKAQEYKSLRTQFDRLQIQLERLTLQQLETRLAEGRTQIEHFAQQIQSCHAQAQEQHEELTGSEAQLSLWQKKVKQLGEEEQIALQGEITALRLRREQIQQQQTELTRNRAKNRDQVQQLLQEETKLAQQQEHQQTERTRLLAHLEATRVRLTEQQQRLEGHREQLRVLSQSSEAWVQQQTQLNQHLQHLQATLTPLQQTLTRLAERLVQQRQQISESEQECQLLSTNHQTQQAALSAQSQIVAQHAQGFEELRNQLKERQGALLTDKSTLRRLEKEQQHLHRELDQLEARQQASRELEGHTALQSVMRARLAGVHGPVVHLAQCPAEYQLALELAAGGRLFNIVVEDDGVASQAIELLKLQRAGRATFLPLNQLRDPYTLAPLREPGAVGYAVELLDFDPLYRRVFAYVFGDTVIWDTLEHARRYLGRYRMVTLGGELLEKSGAMTGGFLQSRSTGSAWRSTPAPEPLTGHRTRLSDLDRMIQSLTDKLEAQEREVQQLQQEVQKAERQSLYSAGREQQLQSEVQRLSHRHTQIQQHLAHLLEQHQQDRSAQDRAQVQLAPLEDQLTQTRDQLSGLTTYSVYQEWQHLQQMVNDQDRERQQLQSLVFQQESQLQKVEASLQLGRERQGDLSGQLQIARTQSQTCEANLIHLEEQNQAHQTQQARVEEQWTRLEERLQAAKAQRDHWEETVTRTRRQIQEIHWQAEQLQERQQTQQAALGGLQEQILQQQIVCAALEEVPLTQELTLEQVQQQRQRIQRRLTALEPVNMLAIEEYDQTEERLKDLSERLSVLTRERTALLLRIEDLDTLKQEAFLGAFEAVNGHFQSIFAGLSDGEGHLQLEDPEHPFSGGLTLVAHPKGKKVRRLESMSGGEKSLTALSFIFALQRYRPSPFYAFDEVDMFLDGANVERLAHILQQEAQAAQFLVVSLRRPMIERADRTIGVTLGRNQQSQVLGLKKPLGNGMFLRGDPRALALPQQE
- a CDS encoding DUF3007 family protein, with the protein product MRRIDIFKYSLLLLLAGPLLYGLFQALGFSAQAAGLWTSAIFVMGAMTAWIGTYLFRVAGRKMTYNTQMQDYKQAVLEKRLEAYYEQHPEQHPEQHPEAENKQAP
- a CDS encoding DEP domain-containing protein, encoding MFIFQMEELPLQGNAYGKTLEISLYNQVFVREQTYAKEQRAQVLNLCRERLDNNQICFVVEEDQGLTLWSQGGKTEPLARFLTNQSIQQIHRGLDVRDRRWRLKLYPRCFVGSDAVLWFMQNFNLTREEALDLGQRLMDRRIFHHVLDSQPFQDGYFFYRFYQDES